In one Arachis duranensis cultivar V14167 chromosome 9, aradu.V14167.gnm2.J7QH, whole genome shotgun sequence genomic region, the following are encoded:
- the LOC107466038 gene encoding mitochondrial arginine transporter BAC2-like, whose product MDLWAEFHAASWGREFVAGGFGGIAGIVSGHPLDTVRIRQQVLNTGGHGSSSAFTILRNALAKEGPASLYRGMGAPLASVTFQNAMVFQTNAILSRVFGKSVSPNDPPSFKGVALGGVGTGVLQSLIISPIELVKIRLQLHRNEKHLIEQPHKGPIIVVKNVWRKEGLKGIYRGLGITVIRDGPSHGVYFWTYEYMKGQLHPGCRKSGQESLCTMLMAGGLAGVASWIVCYPFDVAKTKLQAQTPDSLKYNGTVDCLRKSIKEEGYGILWRGLGTTVARAFVVHGVVFTAYEITLRLLFNNEIIQVQKTI is encoded by the coding sequence atggaTCTTTGGGCAGAATTTCATGCAGCAAGTTGGGGAAGGGAGTTTGTAGCAGGAGGATTTGGAGGAATTGCTGGGATAGTATCTGGTCATCCATTAGACACAGTGCGAATAAGGCAACAGGTCTTAAACACCGGTGGCCATGGCTCATCATCAGCATTCACCATTCTTAGAAATGCTTTGGCTAAGGAAGGACCTGCTTCTCTCTATCGTGGCATGGGTGCACCTTTGGCCTCTGTTACATTTCAAAATGCTATGGTTTTTCAAACTAATGCAATTCTCTCAAGAGTATTTGGCAAATCTGTTTCTCCTAATGACCCTCCTTCCTTCAAGGGTGTAGCATTAGGAGGAGTTGGCACAGGTGTCCTCCAGAGCCTAATTATTTCCCCAATAGAGTTGGTCAAAATTCGCCTGCAGCTTCATCGCAATGAAAAACACTTGATAGAACAACCACATAAAGGTCCTATAATTGTTGTCAAGAATGTATGGAGAAAAGAGGGACTAAAAGGAATATACAGAGGACTGGGCATCACTGTTATAAGGGATGGACCTTCACATGGTGTTTATTTTTGGACATATGAATATATGAAGGGACAACTTCACCCAGGTTGTAGAAAAAGTGGTCAAGAAAGCCTCTGTACTATGTTGATGGCAGGTGGATTAGCTGGTGTAGCAAGTTGGATTGTTTGCTACCCTTTTGATGTTGCAAAGACAAAGTTACAAGCTCAAACACCTGATTCTTTGAAATACAATGGCACTGTTGATTGCCTTAGAAAGAGTATTAAGGAAGAAGGGTATGGAATTTTATGGCGCGGATTAGGAACTACAGTTGCTAGAGCTTTTGTAGTACATGGTGTTGTTTTTACAGCTTATGAGATCACATTGaggttattatttaataatgaaATTATTCAAGTGCAGAAAACTATTTAG